Proteins encoded by one window of Thunnus thynnus chromosome 3, fThuThy2.1, whole genome shotgun sequence:
- the LOC137180362 gene encoding E3 ubiquitin-protein ligase TRIM21-like, whose translation MSAVSCLRSEDQFLCCICLDVFTDPVTTPCGHNFCKNCITEHWNTNVPSWCPMCKEVFNTRPKLKVNTLFSEMVSQFRQEAQQKASSSSSEQQAAKPGEVPCDVCTGTKLKALKSCLVCLTSYCETHLEPHLTASRLKRHQLMDPVENLEDRMCMKHDKPLELFCKTDQTCVCMLCSILDHKTHEFVPLKEEYEGKKAELGKTEAKIQQMIQKRRLKIQEIKHSVDLSKKDANREIAEGVQVFITLMESVERSLNELIETIEEKQRTTEKQAEDFIKELEQEISELKKRSSEVKQLSRSEDHLHLLQNFSSLKAAPPTKDWTEVSVRPPSYEGTVVRAVAQLEETLSKKMKKLLGEVELKRIQQYAVDVTLDPDTANPDLILSDDGKQVNHGDVKKNLPDNPKRFTRYVNVLGKQSFSSGRFYFEVQVKGKTDWTLGVARESINRKGEFSLCPQNGYWTILLRNGNEYEACNDLSVRLSLKSQLQKVGVFVDYEEGLVSFYDVDVAALIYSFTGCSFTEKLYPFFSPCPNYGGKNSAPLIICPVNQTE comes from the coding sequence ATGTCTGCTGTCAGCTGTCTGCGATctgaagatcagtttctgtgctgcatctgtctggatgtgttcactgatccagtcaccacaccatgtggacacaacttctgcaaaaactgcatcactgaacACTGGAACACGAATGTCCCTTCCTGGTGTCCCATGTGTAAAGAGGTTTTCAACACAAGACCTAAGTTGAAGGTGAATACTTTATTCTCTGAGATGGTTTctcagttcagacaggaagctcaacagaaagccagcagcagcagctcagagcaacaagctgccaaaccaggagaagttccctgtgacgtctgtactggaaccaaactgaaggccctgaagtcctgtctggtgtgtctgacctcctactgtgagactcacctggagcctcatctgacagcttcacgtctgaaaagacatcagctgatggaccctgtggagaacctggaagacaggatgtgtatgaagcacgataaacctctggagctgttctgtaagaccgaccagacatgtgtctgcatgctctgTTCTATTTTAGACCACAAGACACATGagtttgttcctctgaaagaagaatatgaaggaaagaaggcagagctggggaagacagaggctaaaattcagcagatgatccagaagagaCGACTGAAGATTCAAGAGATCAAACACTCAGTTGACCTCAGTAAGAAAGATGCAAACAGAGAGATAGCAGAGGGTGTTCAGGTCTTCATCACTCTGATGGAGTCTGTTGAGAGAAGCCTGAATGAGCTCATTGAGACGattgaagagaagcaaagaacgacagagaaacaggctgaagacttcatcaaagagctggaacaggaaatctctgagctgaagaagagaagttctgaggtgaagcagctctcacgctctgaagaccacctccacctcctccaaaacttctcgtccctgaaagctgctccacccaccaaagactggacagaggtcagcgtccgtccaccatcatatgaggggactgtggtgagagctgtggctcagctggaggagacgctCAGTAAAAAGATGAAGAAGCTGCTTGGTGAGGTCGAGCTGAAGAGGatccagcagtatgcagtggatgtgactcttgatcctgatacagcaAATCCTGatctcatcctgtctgatgatgggAAACAAGTAAATCATGGTGATGTGAAGAAGAATCTCCCAGACAACCCAAAGAGATTTACAcgttatgttaatgttttaggaaagcagagtttctcttcaggcagattttactttgaggttcaggttaaagggAAGACTGACTGGACTTTAGGAGTGGCCAGAGAGTCCATCAACAGGAAGGGAGAATTCAGTCTGTGCCCTCAGAATGGTTACTGGACTATATTAttgagaaatggaaatgagtaTGAAGCTTGTAATGACCTTTCAGTCCGTCTCTCTCTGAAGTCTCAGCttcagaaggtgggggtgtttgtggattatgaggagggtctggtctccttttatgacGTAGATGTTGCAGCTCTTATCTACTCCTTTACtggctgctccttcactgagaaactctaccCATTCTTCAGTCCCTGTCCTAATTATGGTGGTAAAAACTCCGcccctctgatcatctgtcctgtcaatcaaactgagtAG